Part of the Stackebrandtia endophytica genome is shown below.
ACTGGCCGGCGATCGACGGCGGTACCCAGGTCGTCATCGAGGGCCCCCGGTTCTCCACCCGTGCCGAGTCCCGGTGGTATGCCGCGCAGGGATGGAGTCTGGTGGGGATGACGGCGTTGCCGGAGGTGGCGCTGGCGAGGGAACTCGGTATGTGTTACCTGCCGCTGTGCCTGGTCACCGACCTCGATGCCGGGGTCGAGGTCGGTGCCGGTGTCACCCAGGAGGAGGTCATGGCCAGGTTCGCCGCCAACCTGGAACGTATCCGCGGGTTGGTGGGTGACCTCGTCGCCGACCTGCCGCTTGAGCGGTCCTGCGACTGTGCCGAGTCCGCACCGAATCCGATGTAGACGGCCTCAAGGGTTTACACCACTCCGATGAGGAGCAGGAGCACGACGAACAGTAGACCGAGTGCGGCCAGTCCCACCGTTCCCAGGTGGATCACCATCGACATGACCTCGGAGATGAGCGCCCACCACATTCGCAGTGAGCGGATGACGAAGACGGCGGCGATGACGCAGGCGAGCAGAATGGCGAGTCGGCCGATCGATCCGGCGGAGGTGGCCGCGGTGGCCGACAGGACCTCGTGGATGTCGAGGTGACTGAGCTGTGTAGACATGGGAACTCCTCAACGCGGCTGGTGGCCGCCTGGTGTCGCGAGGTGGCGGCTGTCTGTTCCGGGGTCGTCCGGTGGCCCACGCTGCGTTGAGTGGAGTCGGCGCCTGTTCACCTCTTCTGAAGTTCAGTAGGATTTGGCTAGAACTTAATGTATTTCAATGTGTGAAACTTGATTTCAGCGTAGATGGGAAAGTGTCGTCCTGGCAAGTAGTCTTGCTGCGAATGTTTGCGACAAGCCTCAAGCCGGCAACGTCGATACCATGGCGCGAGGTGGTTTCAGTGAAGTCGACTGAAGGGCTGAATAGCCGATGACCTCCCCTCCGGAGCCCGCCGTCGAGTTGGCGCGGCGGCTTCGCGAACTACGTGAACAGTCGTGGGAAAACCCGCTGACCCAACGTGAACTGGCCCGGGTGTTCAGCGGCAGCGTGCCGCTGATCTCCTCATGGGAGAGCCTGCGCAGCCCCACGGTGCCACCCGCCGAACGCCTGTTGGCCTATGCCGCGTTCTTCGCGACGCCACGGTCGATCGAGCGGTCGCCGTATCGCATACTGACCAATGAGGAGCTGACGCCGGACGAACGTGCCCGGCGCGACGGCCTGGAACGCGAACTGTTGGAGGCACGCGGCCGAGCGCTGCGCCAACTCGACGACCCGTCGGTGCACCGGGTGCCGGCCCGCGGGCCGTGGGACGGCTTGGGCGGCCCATGGCAGTTCCGTGACGGCAAACCGGTCACCCTGGTGTGTTCGGAGCGGCCCCGTGAGCACACCGAGCCACTGCCCACACCGGACAACCCCGACCTGTTCTACAACAGCCTGTACTCGTACTCCGACCTCGACGCCCTGATGGAGTTGTACGGCCACATCCGCGCCGTGAACCCCGCGATCTCGGTCGGCTACCGCAAGGCCAACGAACTCCAGCCCGACGACTACACCACCCACCTCGTCCTGTTGGGCGGCATCCAGTGGAACGTCGCGACCCGGGTCCTGTTGGAACGGTCCGAAGTGCCGGTGACCCAGGTGTCACCACCGGGAGGACGCGCGGAATACCAGGTCAAGGACGACAGCGGTGAGGTCGTCGCCTACCGGGCCGACTACTTCGAGAACGACCTGGTCACCGATGTCGGCCACTTCTTCCGAACGCTCAACCCGTTCAACCACCGCCGCACCGTCACCATCTGCAATGGAATCACCAGCAGAGGTGTGCTGGGAATGGTCAGAGCGCTGACCGACGAACGATTCTGGGATCGCAACGGGGTGTACCTGAAGGACGGTTTCACGGGCTGGCGCAGCTACAGCGTCCTCACCCGGGTCCGCATCGTCGACGGTGCCGTCCTCACCCCCGACTGGACCGACCCCGACACCCGCCTGCACGAGTGGAGGGCCCACCCGGTTCGTCCCGGCGTCGGTGAGGTCAGAGGCCTACGACGTTGAGAAACGAGTCGAGACCTTTGAAATCTCCGGGATTACGGGTATAGAGCGGGAGCCCATTGGCGACTGCGATTGAGGCGATTTGAAGGTCAGCCATTCGCTTCCGAGGTTTGCGACCCATCGCGATCACCAATCCCGATAGCGAGCCGTAGGTGCGGGCAGCTTCGGCATCGAAAGGGTGGCAATTGAAGGTCGCTTCCACCCATTGGAGCCGAAGTTGGCGTTGGACCCGTTTGATGGGATCGTCGCTGCTATAGATTCCGCTGGACAGCTCAGCAAGTGTTACCGCGCTTATAGACAGGTCCTCTGGGAGCAGGCTCCGCAGGCCGTCGAGATCGATGATGACGGAGGTATCCAACAGCCCCTTGCTGCGACCAGGTTCGTCAGTCACGGAATGGCTCCTGGTCGTACAACTCGTCGAGTTCCGCACGCAATTCAGCGCCGTCGATCGGTGGGAGGTTGGCAGCGGTACGGAATACCTCTTCCTTGGGGACAAACGTTCGGCGGGCCAATGGGCGCAGCTCTGCCACCGGAGTTCCATTGCGCGCGATGATGAAGCTCTCGCCCGCTGCGACGGCTTGGAGGATTGCTCCGCTGTCGTTGCGGAGTTCACGTTGGTTGATCACGCGTGTCATTTTGCCACATTAACGCACTTCGCTACGATGCGCTACCTACATTACGTGTTCGATGCTCCACACAACGAAGCCGCCCGGTCGTTCGCACGATCGGACGGCTCGGCTGCTCGGGTAACCGGGTCAACCGGTCAGCTGGTCGCGGCGGAAGATCTTGCGGCCCAACCAGACCAGCGGGTCGTACTTGCGGTCGACGACCCGTTCCTTCATCGGAATGATCGCGTTGTCGGTGATCTTGATGTGCTCCGGACACACCTCGGTGCAGCACTTGGTGATGTTGCAGTACCCGATGCCCTGCTCGGCCTGCGCGAACTCCTTGCGGTCCTCGCGCGCGTCCAACGGGTGCATGTCCAGTTCGGCGGCACGGATGAACAGCCGCGGGCCGGAGAATGCCGCCTTGTTCTCCTCATGGTCGCGGGTCACGTGGCAGACGTTCTGGCACAGGAAGCACTCGATGCATTTGCGGAACTCCTGCGACCGCTCCACGTCGACCTGCTGCATCCGATACTCGCCCGGCTCCAGGTCCTTCGGCGGATCGAACGCGGGCATGGCCCGCGCCTTCTCGTAGTTGTAGGAGACATCGGTGACCAGATCCCGGGTGATCGGGAAGTTCCGCAGCGGCGTCACCGTCACGGTTTCGTCGGGCGTGAACGTGCTCATCCGCGTCATGCACAGCAGTCGCGGCTTGCCGTTGATCTCGGCCGAACACGACCCGCACTTACCCGCCTTGCAGTTCCATCGCACCGCCAGATCGGGAGCCTGGGTGGCCTGTAGACGGTGGATGATGTCGAGGACGACCTCGCCTTCGTTGACTTCGACCTGGTAGTCGGTCAGTTGACCGCCCTCGTCGTCGCCGCGCCAGACGCGGAAATGCCGGGTGCTCATGACTTGTCACCGTCCTTGCCGGTGTCGGCCGCCGCCACGGCGGCGTCGAACTCTTCGAGTTCGCCTTCGGTCAGGTACTTGGCGAGCTCGGCACGGTCGAACAGCGATATCAGTTCGACCGGCATCTGCGGTAGGGGTTGCCGCTTGAGGGCGACACCGGATTCACCGATCGAGCAGATCAGGTTGACCTTGCGCCAGTGGGGATCCATGCCCGGGTTGTCCTCCCGGGTGTGGCCGCCGCGCGATTCGGAACGCTCCAGAGCGGCCATCGCGATGCATTCGGAGACGATGAGCATGTTGCGCAGGTCCATCGCCAGGTGCCAGCCCGGGTTGTAGGCACGGCCGCCCACGGCTCGAACGGCCTCGGCCCGCTTGCGCAACTGCGCCAGCTTCTCCAGCGCCTCCTCCAGTTCGCCGGCGCGACGAATGATGCCGACCAGGTCGTTCATGATCTGTTGGAGATCACTTTGGAGGGTGTAGGGGTTCTCGGCGCCTTCGACCGCCTGGGGCGACAGCAGACCGGTGGCGTACTCCGACAGCTTTGCGACCTCGGCCTCGTCGGGTTGCGGTCGCTTCTCCAGACCGGCGGCGTATGTCGCGGCGTGCTCACCGGCCCGTTTGCCGAACACCAACAGGTCCGACAACGAGTTGCCGCCCAGCCGGTTGGAACCGTGCATGCCGCCGGAGACCTCACCGGCGGCGAACAGGCCGGTGACCCGGGACTCCTGAGTGTCCGGATCGACCTCGATACCGCCCATCACGTAGTGACAGGTCGGGCCGACCTCCATCGGTTCGGCGGTGATGTCGACGTCGGCCAGTTCCTTGAACTGGTGATGCATGCTGGGCAGCCGTTTGATGATCTCCTCGGCCTTCATTCGGCTGGACACGTCGAGGAAGACCCCGCCGTGAGGTGAACCGCGACCGGCCTTCACCTCCGAGTTGATGGCGCGGGCGACCTCGTCACGGGGGAGAAGCTCGGGGGGCCGCTTGTTGTTGTCGGGGTCGGTGTACCAGCGGTCGCCCTCGGCTTCGGTGGTGGCGTACTGGTTCTTGAACACGTCCGGGATGTAGTCGAACATGAACCGCTTGCCCTCACTGTTGGTGAGGACGCCGCCGTCGCCGCGTACCGACTCGGTGACCAGGATGCCCTTGACTGAGGGCGGCCAGACCATTCCGGTGGGGTGGAACTGGACGAACTCCATGTTCACCAGGCTGGCCCCGGCGCGCAGAGCCAGGGCGTGCCCGTCCCCGGTGTACTCCCAGGAGTTGGAGGTGACCTTGAAGGATTTGCCGATCCCGCCGGTGGCGAGCACCACCGCGGGTGCCTCGAACAGCACGAACTCACCGGACTCGCGCACGTAACCGAACGCGCCGGCGATGCGGCCCTGATCGACCAGCAGCTCCAGAATCGTGGTCTCGTGGAAGATCTTCAGCTTCGACTCGAACGAGCCCGACTCCCGCTTGTCGTCCTGTTGCAGTGACACGATCTTCTGCTGGAGGGTGCGGATCATCTCCAGGCCGGTGCGGTCGCCGACGTGGGCGAGTCGCGGGTACTCGTGGCCGCCGAAGTTGCGCTGACTGATCTTGCCGTCCTTGGTGCGGTCGAACAGCGCGCCGTAGGTCTCCAGTTCCCAGATCCGGTCGGGTGCCTCCTTGGCGTGGAGTTCGGCCATCCGGTAGTGGTTCAGGAACTTCCCGCCGCGGATCGTGTCGCGGAAGTGGACCTGCCAGTTGTCGTGCGAGTTGACGTTGCCCATGGCGGCCGCCGCGCCGCCCTCGGCCATCACGGTGTGGGCCTTGCCGAACAGCGATTTGGAGATGATCGCGGTCTTCTGGCCCGCCGTCCGTGCCTCGATGGCGGCACGCAAACCCGCGCCGCCGGCGCCGATGACCAGGACATCGAAGGAGTGGCGTTGGATTTCGGTCATGTACTGCTTCACTCCTAATTGAAGAACCGGAAGTCGGTGAACCAGCCGGCCGCCAGCGCCATGACGTAGAAGTCGGCCAGTGCCAGCGAGCCCAACGTGATCCACGCCCACATCATGTGGCGGGCGTTGAGGGCGGACACCCAGGTCCAGATGCGGTACCGGATGGGGTGTTTGGAGAAGTGCTTCAGTCGACCGCCGGTGACGTGGCGACACGAGTGGCATCCGAAGGTATACAGGCACAACAGCACGACGTTGGCCAACAGGATGAGGTTTCCGACGCCCAGACCGAACCGGCCGCCGGGGAACATCGCCAGTATCGCGTCCCACGCGTTGACCGCCACGATGAGCGCGGCGAGGTAGAACGTGTAACGGTGGATGTTCTGCATGATCAACGGGAACCGGGTCTCACCGGAGTAGGACTTGTGCCCGTCGGGAACGGCGCAGGCCGGTGGGGACAGCCAGAACGACCGGTAGTACGCCTTGCGGTAGTAGTAGCAGCTGATGCGGAAGACCAGCAGGAACGGCAGGCTCAGGGCCGCGTAGGGGATGAGCGGGTGGTCGGGAAGAAATCGCCCGAAGTGCGCGGCTTCGGGGATGCAACCGGTGGACACGCAGGGTGAGTAGAACGGGGTCAGGTAACCGTATTGCCCGATCCAGTAGTCGCTCTGCATGAAGACGCGCACGGTGGCATAGGTGACCCAGGCGGTGAGGCCCAGGAAAGTCACCAGCGGTGCCAGCCACCATCTGTCGGTTCGTAGGGTGCGTTCCGCGATCGCGGCTCGTGGACGCCTGGCCGGCGCCGTCGTGGATGTCATCGGAAGTTGCGCTCCCTCGCGCGAGATCGGTGAGCGCCAATACGACGCGGGATCCACGCCAGTCGCGCCGGGGTTGAACCGGGTGGCTGGGC
Proteins encoded:
- a CDS encoding helix-turn-helix domain-containing protein, coding for MTSPPEPAVELARRLRELREQSWENPLTQRELARVFSGSVPLISSWESLRSPTVPPAERLLAYAAFFATPRSIERSPYRILTNEELTPDERARRDGLERELLEARGRALRQLDDPSVHRVPARGPWDGLGGPWQFRDGKPVTLVCSERPREHTEPLPTPDNPDLFYNSLYSYSDLDALMELYGHIRAVNPAISVGYRKANELQPDDYTTHLVLLGGIQWNVATRVLLERSEVPVTQVSPPGGRAEYQVKDDSGEVVAYRADYFENDLVTDVGHFFRTLNPFNHRRTVTICNGITSRGVLGMVRALTDERFWDRNGVYLKDGFTGWRSYSVLTRVRIVDGAVLTPDWTDPDTRLHEWRAHPVRPGVGEVRGLRR
- a CDS encoding type II toxin-antitoxin system VapC family toxin, translating into MTDEPGRSKGLLDTSVIIDLDGLRSLLPEDLSISAVTLAELSSGIYSSDDPIKRVQRQLRLQWVEATFNCHPFDAEAARTYGSLSGLVIAMGRKPRKRMADLQIASIAVANGLPLYTRNPGDFKGLDSFLNVVGL
- a CDS encoding type II toxin-antitoxin system Phd/YefM family antitoxin — translated: MTRVINQRELRNDSGAILQAVAAGESFIIARNGTPVAELRPLARRTFVPKEEVFRTAANLPPIDGAELRAELDELYDQEPFRD
- a CDS encoding fumarate reductase/succinate dehydrogenase flavoprotein subunit; the protein is MTEIQRHSFDVLVIGAGGAGLRAAIEARTAGQKTAIISKSLFGKAHTVMAEGGAAAAMGNVNSHDNWQVHFRDTIRGGKFLNHYRMAELHAKEAPDRIWELETYGALFDRTKDGKISQRNFGGHEYPRLAHVGDRTGLEMIRTLQQKIVSLQQDDKRESGSFESKLKIFHETTILELLVDQGRIAGAFGYVRESGEFVLFEAPAVVLATGGIGKSFKVTSNSWEYTGDGHALALRAGASLVNMEFVQFHPTGMVWPPSVKGILVTESVRGDGGVLTNSEGKRFMFDYIPDVFKNQYATTEAEGDRWYTDPDNNKRPPELLPRDEVARAINSEVKAGRGSPHGGVFLDVSSRMKAEEIIKRLPSMHHQFKELADVDITAEPMEVGPTCHYVMGGIEVDPDTQESRVTGLFAAGEVSGGMHGSNRLGGNSLSDLLVFGKRAGEHAATYAAGLEKRPQPDEAEVAKLSEYATGLLSPQAVEGAENPYTLQSDLQQIMNDLVGIIRRAGELEEALEKLAQLRKRAEAVRAVGGRAYNPGWHLAMDLRNMLIVSECIAMAALERSESRGGHTREDNPGMDPHWRKVNLICSIGESGVALKRQPLPQMPVELISLFDRAELAKYLTEGELEEFDAAVAAADTGKDGDKS